In Nicotiana tabacum cultivar K326 chromosome 17, ASM71507v2, whole genome shotgun sequence, one DNA window encodes the following:
- the LOC142172160 gene encoding uncharacterized protein LOC142172160 gives MADSTQSEFDIVCVMRKAIKGKALAYHLAENPMEKDYEPLIMYFPYEEVLSTREDIAQSYPWWRMFFDGAANFKGVGNGAVLISELGQHYPTSTKIRFPYTNNIAVYETCILMIRMAVNMNIKELLVIGDSDLLIHLVQGEWTTKNVKIILYLQCVKELCNKFIKIEFKHVLRIQNEFANALATLSSMI, from the coding sequence atggcagatTCAACACAAAGCGAGTTTGATATTGTGTGCGTAATGCGGAAAGCTATAAAGGGAAAAGCATTAGCCTACCATCTTGCAGAGAACCCGATGGAAAAGGACTACGAGCCGCTCATTATGTACTTTCCGTATGAAGAAGTGTTGTCCACAAGAGAAGACATTGCACAGTCGTACCCATggtggagaatgttttttgatggagcagcaaacttcaaaggtgTAGGGAATGGGGCAGTCTTAATTTCTGAGTTAGGACAGCATTACCCAACTTCAACGAAGATAAGGTTTCCTTACACCAATAATATAGCTGTGTATGAAACATGCATCCTCATGATTAGGATGGCAGTCAACATGAACATCAAGGAACTTCTGGTCATAGGAGATTCTGATCTATTGATACATCTAGTTCAAGGTGAATGGACTACCAAGAATGTCAAGATCATTCTGTACCTGCAATGCGTGAAAGAGTTGTGCAATAAATTCATCAAGATCGAATTCAAACATGTTCttagaatccagaatgagtttgccaatGCTCTTGcaaccttgtcatctatgatctAG